A segment of the Romboutsia sp. 13368 genome:
AGGAAGTAATGTAAAAGTATGTACAGTTATAGGATTCCCTCTAGGAGCTAATAYTTCAGCTGTTAAAGCATTTGAAACTAAAGATGCAATAGCTAAAGGTGCAGATGAAGTAGATATGGTTATAAACATAGGTGCATTAAAAGATAAAAACTATGACTTAGTTGAAAGAGATATAAAAGCAGTTGTTGATGCTGCAGATAAAAAAGCATTAGTTAAAGTTATAATAGAAACTTGCTACTTAACAGATGATGAAAAGAAAATTGCTTGTGAATTTGCAGTTAAAGCTGGTACTGATTATGTAAAAACCTCTACAGGATTCGGAACAGGTGGTTCTACGCCAGCTGACATAAAACTTATGAGAGAAACTGTTGGAGAAAACATAGGAGTAAAAGCATCTGGTGGAGTTAGATGCCAAGATGATGCAGTTAAAGTAATAGAAGCTGGAGCATCTAGAATAGGAGCAAGTGCATCAGTTGCAATAANNNNNNNNNNNNNNNATAATAAAAATATTAAAAAATTAGTAAAAATAGAGAGTTGGTTATGGAAAGTAATTTAATTACATATACTAAGCGATAAAATTTTTAATAAATTTAAAAATTTTCACTTACATCAAAATTTCATAATATGGTAAAATAATTATACAACGTGTAGTTTTGATAACGTAAGTCCTGTTGTCAAAACTACACGTTTTATTTTATATAAAAACTATCTTTTAGAAAGGAAAGATTAGAATGTTTGAAGTAAACGACTATATTATGTATGGAATGACTGGAGTATGCCAAGTTATAGATATAACAAAAGAAATGTTTATAGATAACTTACAAAAGGAATATTATGTTTTAAAATATCTATATGCTAATGATACTATAATAAAAATACCAACTGATAATGAAAAAGTTCCAATGAGAAAAATACTTTCTAAAGGAGAACTTACTACATTAATAGATAGCATGCCTAATAGGGAAACTATTTGGATAGATGATGATAGACAAAGAAATGAAGAATTTAAGACAATTCTTAAAACTGGAGATATAGAAAATCTAGTTAAATTAATAAGAAGTATATACCTAGAAAAAGAATATAAAAAGTCAATAGGCAAGAAAACATATAAAATAGATGATGAAATTATGCAAACAGCAGAAAGACTTTTAAATGAAGAGTTTGCAACTATTTTAAATATTTCTCCTAATGAAGTTACAGAATATATATTAAATCATGTAAAAAAATAAAGTATAACYATGTTATAAATANNNNNNNNNNNNAATTTAGCTTTTTTATTATCTATAATTTATGCTTNNNNNNNNNNNNNNNNNNNNNNNNNNNNNNNNNNNNNNNNNNNNNNNNNNNNNNNNNNNNNNNNCTAATACCCTTATAYTTCATTATCAGAGCAACATTCAGCTAAAGTATTAGAAGTTAACATAAGATTAATTTTTTTCTTATAAGTAAAATAAAGAGGAATAGTTGCACTAAACCAAGCAAATGGACTTGCTA
Coding sequences within it:
- a CDS encoding CarD family transcriptional regulator, coding for MFEVNDYIMYGMTGVCQVIDITKEMFIDNLQKEYYVLKYLYANDTIIKIPTDNEKVPMRKILSKGELTTLIDSMPNRETIWIDDDRQRNEEFKTILKTGDIENLVKLIRSIYLEKEYKKSIGKKTYKIDDEIMQTAERLLNEEFATILNISPNEVTEYILNHVKK
- the deoC gene encoding deoxyribose-phosphate aldolase is translated as MNNKIANMIDHTILKATATKEDVVKICNEAKENNFFSVCINPTHIELVKKELEGSNVKVCTVIGFPLGANXSAVKAFETKDAIAKGADEVDMVINIGALKDKNYDLVERDIKAVVDAADKKALVKVIIETCYLTDDEKKIACEFAVKAGTDYVKTSTGFGTGGSTPADIKLMRETVGENIGVKASGGVRCQDDAVKVIEAGASRIGASASVAI